A single region of the Vicia villosa cultivar HV-30 ecotype Madison, WI linkage group LG4, Vvil1.0, whole genome shotgun sequence genome encodes:
- the LOC131598379 gene encoding furostanol glycoside 26-O-beta-glucosidase-like, producing IMSSLRISKNVLAILSFVWISNIFTHAQVLFPLENKFELSYSLSSQNGERTTTNTYHAILKFINSSNFPSRGSFPTGFLFGAGSSALQIEGASNEGGRGLGVYLDVDKFSKKIEHYKRYKEDVQLLKKLGVNSYRMSISWNRIMPNGTLKGGINKEGINFYNNLINELLKNGIEPFVTIMHFDYPLALQQKLGGFLNRSIVRHFKDFSELLFKTYGDRVKYWTTINEGEVTAIFQYMHNIDNMSVEACPTTGKICTEAYIILHNFLIAHATTSNLYKTKFQALQGGEIGIALSSGSYYPYSSKPEDMAAAKRLMDFYWGWVLKPIFHGDYPKIMRKLVGNRLPKFTKKDKQMLKGSTDFIGLNYYTSHFARHESNKTKVFGDNFDALAMSEVYNVEGKTLGYMDQYGLNFVYPEGLYDFLLYIKKKYQNPKIYITENGIASFKTPNPLKDEHRVAYIAAHINATKAAIDAGVNVCGYFSWAAFDTFEFQAGYSRNWGLYHVDFNDSLKRIPTDSANWYRKYLTDDLIGLN from the exons ataatgtcATCTTTAAGAATTTCTAAAAATGTTCTTGCAATCTTGTCGTTTGTTTGGATTTCCAATATTTTCACCCATGCACAAGTTCTATTTCCCTTGGAGAACAAATTTGAACTTAGTTACTCACTTTCTTCCCAGAATGGAGAACGGACTACAACTAATACATATCATGCTATATTGAAATTCATAAATTCATCGAATTTTCCGAGTCGAGGATCATTTCCAACTGGCTTTTTGTTTGGTGCTGGATCTTCTGCCCTTCAGATTGAAGGAGCTTCTAATGAAGGAGGAAGAGGACTTG GTGTGTATTTAGATGTAGATAAGTTTTCCAAAAAGATTGAGCATTATAAGCGCTATAAGGAGGACGTACAACTTTTAAAGAAGCTCGGAGTAAATTCTTATAGAATGTCCATATCTTGGAATAGAATAATGCCAAATGGAACCTTGAAAGGAGGTATAAACAAAGAAGGTATCAACTTCTACAACAATTTGATTAATGAGTTGCTAAAAAATGGTATTGAACCTTTTGTGACTATCATGCACTTTGACTATCCGCTAGCTCTTCAACAAAAACTTGGCGGCTTCTTAAATCGCTCCATTGTGAGACATTTCAAGGATTTTAGTGAACTCTTATTCAAAACATATGGAGATCGGGTGAAATATTGGACTACAATCAACGAGGGAGAGGTCACAGCTATATTTCAATACATGCACAATATTGATAATATGTCTGTTGAGGCATGTCCAACTACAGGTAAAATATGTACAGAAGCATATATTATACTTCATAATTTCCTAATTGCCCATGCTACAACATCAAATTTATACAAAACAAAATTTCAAGCACTTCAAGGGGGAGAAATTGGAATTGCTCTTTCATCAGGAAGTTATTATCCCTACAGCTCTAAACCAGAGGATATGGCTGCTGCTAAAAGACTAATGGATTTCTATTGGGGATGGGTTTTAAAGCCAATTTTCCATGGAGATTATCCAAAAATAATGAGAAAGCTAGTGGGGAATAGgctacccaaatttacaaaaaaaGATAAACAAATGTTAAAAGGAAGCACAGACTTTATTGGGCTCAATTATTATACTTCTCACTTTGCTAGACATGAATCAAATAAAACCAAGGTTTTTGGTGACAATTTTGATGCCTTAGCTATGTCAGAAGTTTATAACGTGGAAGGAAAAACTCTTGGCTACATGGATCAATACGGTTTGAACTTTGTCTATCCTGAAGGATTATATGACTTCTTACTCTATATTAAGAAAAAGTACCAAAACCCCAAAATCTACATCACTGAAAATGGTATTGCTTCTTTCAAAACACCAAATCCATTGAAGGATGAACATCGAGTTGCTTACATTGCTGCACATATTAACGCGACCAAAGCAGCCATTGATGCTGGTGTAAATGTTTGTGGTTACTTTTCCTGGGCAGCTTTTGATACATTTGAATTTCAAGCGGGCTATTCTAGAAATTGGGGGCTTTATCATGTCGATTTTAATGATAGTCTCAAGCGTATACCAACTGACTCAGCTAATTGGTATAGGAAATATTTGACAGATGATTTGATTGGACTaaactaa